In a single window of the Papaver somniferum cultivar HN1 unplaced genomic scaffold, ASM357369v1 unplaced-scaffold_57, whole genome shotgun sequence genome:
- the LOC113343264 gene encoding F-box/kelch-repeat protein At3g23880-like, producing MQAEELELTLTATELEYSMRLATCNGLVCFYREYPVLMWNPVTKESIMLSKARIDEKVEFANACGFGYDAENNEYKAVQLLRRPSDSSLECMVLNIGTNMSWRRIQQQDNFLHQNLKDVDDSPESIFFEGSIYWWTYDDIVCFDVTADTFKMVPAPAAVEKSTRPHHLQPRHDDSTTSHMVELDNSLCSVELYICGGLMDIWMMKKDCVDMTNLWVKAYFIDLDPINFKRPPFHIRPFCVRGKKIYLNCRYGLACYDTETKEFEMVFTKEAHCYNYAVAYTKSTVCLKDIVGSKCVSTAHIGECEACRALCHIAPRI from the coding sequence ATGCAAGCTGAGGAGCTAGAATTAACTTTGACTGCTACGGAGTTGGAGTACTCAATGAGATTGGCTACCTGCAACGGTCTCGTATGTTTTTACAGGGAGTATCCAGTACTTATGTGGAACCCTGTTACGAAAGAATCCATAATGCTCTCCAAGGCTAGGATTGACGAAAAGGTGGAGTTTGCGAATGCATGCGGATTCGGATATGATGCGGAAAATAATGAATATAAAGCGGTTCAATTGTTACGTCGCCCCTCTGACTCTTCATTGGAGTGCATGGTTCTGAACATAGGTACCAACATGTCATGGAGACGAATCCAACAGCAAGACAACTTTCTTCACCAAAATCTCAAGGATGTTGACGACAGTCcggaatcaatatttttcgaagGATCCATATACTGGTGGACTTACGATGACATTGTGTGTTTTGATGTTACAGCTGACACATTCAAAATGGTTCCTGCACCGGCAGCTGTAGAGAAGAGTACACGTCCTCATCATCTGCAGCCGCGTCATGACGATAGCACAACATCGCACATGGTTGAACTAGATAACAGTCTTTGTTCTGTGGAACTCTATATTTGTGGTGGACTGATGGATATATGGATGATGAAGAAGGACTGCGTTGACATGACAAATCTATGGGTCAAGGCATATTTTATTGATCTGGATCCTATTAATTTTAAGAGGCCACCTTTTCATATTAGGCCTTTTTGCGTTCGAGGTAAGAAGATTTATCTCAATTGCAGGTACGGATTGGCTTGTTATGATACGGAAACTAAAGAATTTGAGATGGTTTTCACCAAAGAAGCTCATTGTTATAATTATGCTGTTGCCTACACAAAGAGCACTGTTTGTCTGAAGGATATAGTTGGCTCAAAGTGTGTCAGCACAGCACACATAGGAGAGTGTGAGGCATGCCGTGCGCTGTGCCATATTGCGCCAAGGATCTAG